One genomic window of Solanum dulcamara chromosome 10, daSolDulc1.2, whole genome shotgun sequence includes the following:
- the LOC129869910 gene encoding uncharacterized protein LOC129869910, translating into MEEVMQNATELSEAGVSFEKVDTSLFDIKLVNGLMEIPCFTVEDGTESLLQNLIAYEQQSSDVDPTYFSDYASFMDQLIDSDKDVNLLCQNGIIMNWLGEDKEVVSLFNKIGNGVTMYPDDFYYKEEIRKTIEHCEKPWNRMKANLKHNYFSSPWVGASTVAAIILLILTATQTILAFRGPVM; encoded by the coding sequence ATGGAAGAGGTCATGCAAAATGCAACAGAGCTTTCCGAAGCTGGAGTTAGCTTTGAAAAGGTTGACACAAGTTTATTTGATATAAAGTTGGTGAATGGATTGATGGAAATCCCTTGTTTTACAGTGGAAGATGGTACAGAAAGCCTCCTGCAAAATCTCATTGCTTATGAGCAACAATCATCTGATGTAGACCCTACATATTTCAGTGATTATGCAAGTTTCATGGATCAACTTATAGACTCAGACAAAGATGTGAATTTGCTTTGCCAAAACGGAATCATAATGAACTGGTTAGGAGAGGATAAAGAAGTGgttagcctcttcaacaaaatcGGAAATGGGGTCACTATGTATCCGGATGACTTCTATTACAAAGAAGAAATCAGAAAAACAATTGAACACTGTGAAAAACCATGGAACAGAATGAAGGCAAATTTGAAGCACAATTATTTTAGTAGTCCTTGGGTAGGAGCTTCAACTGTGGCGGCCATTATACTCCTCATACTCACAGCTACACAAACTATTCTAGCTTTCAGAGGTCCCGTTATGTAA
- the LOC129870576 gene encoding putative GEM-like protein 8 — protein sequence MKNLLSETEVGVPMSSAVYSFERQPNRLLPLSAWQDHLPSATSKHLSKIKQRKSVTSKMNKLGERMDCLAQGIREHVSLSPKLTETVKGKLSLGAKILQVGGLEKIFKQMFSVRDDEKLLKISQCYLSTTAGPIAGLLYISTDKIAFCSERSIKLLSPTGKLLRIYYKVSIPISKIMKAKESENREKPSQKYIQVITEDDFEFWFIGFLNYQKSLRYLQQAISSTSSS from the exons ATGAAGAACTTACTCAGTGAAACTGAGGTAGGTGTTCCCATGAGTTCAGCAGTATATTCATTTGAACGGCAGCCAAACAGACTACTACCTCTATCTGCTTGGCAAGACCATCTTCCATCTGCAACTTCAAAACACTTATCTAAAATAAAGCAAA GAAAATCTGTGACTAGTAAGATGAACAAACTTGGAGAAAGGATGGACTGTCTTGCACAAGGCATCCGCGAACATG TGAGCCTTAGCCCGAAGTTAACAGAAACAGTGAAGGGAAAATTGAGCCTTGGAGCAAAAATTCTTCAAGTGGGAGGGTTGGAGAAGATATTCAAGCAGATGTTTAGTGTTAGAGATGATGAAAAGCTATTGAAGATTTCTCAATGCTATTTATCAACTACAGCTGGTCCAATAGCAGGACTTCTCTACATCTCTACAGATAAGATTGCTTTCTGCAGTGAGAGATCAATAAAGCTCTTATCTCCAACTGGAAAGTTGCTTAGAATTTACTATAAG GTATCGATCCCAATAAGTAAGATAATGAAAGCAAAAGAGAGTGAAAATAGGGAAAAACCATCACAGAAGTATATACAAGTAATTACAGAGGATGATTTTGAGTTCTGGTTTATCGGATTCCTTAATTATCAAAAGAGTCTGAGATATCTGCAGCAGGCAATTTCAAGTACTTCAAGTAGCTAA